Part of the Pseudomonas baltica genome is shown below.
CTCCTGGCGTCGGGCGACCAGTTCAACCAGCGAGGCCGCAAGCCGTCCTCGTCGGTGAACTTCATCACTGCGCACGATGGCTTCACCCTCAACGACTTGGTCTCGTACAACGAGAAGCACAACGAAGCCAACGGTGAAGACAACCGCGACGGCCACTCCGACAACCGCTCGTGGAACTGCGGCGTGGAGGGCGAGACCGACGATCCCGAGATCATCGAGCTGCGCTACCGGCAGATGCGCAACCTGCTGGCCACCTTGTTCCTGGCTCAGGGCACGCCGATGCTGCTGGCCGGCGACGAGTTCGCACGCACCCAGGGTGGCAGCAACAACGCTTATTGCCAGGACAGCGAAATCGGCTGGATCAACTGGGAGATCAGTGAGAAGAGCGCCGAGCTGCAGGACTTCACCCGGTATTTGATCGACCTGCGCAAACGTTATCCACTGCTGCGTCGCAATCGCTTCTTTACCGGGATGTACAACGAGCAGTTGGACATCAAGGACGTTACCTGGCTGCAGCCCAGCGGCGAGGAAATGGGCAGCGAGCAATGGAGCGACGGCAACAACCGCTGCATGGGCATACTGCTCGACGGCCGTGCGCAACCGACCGGGATTCGCAAGGCAGGCGGTGACGCCTCGTTGCTGATCATTGTCAACGCGCACTATGACGTGGTGGACTTCGTCTTGCCGGCTGTGCCGCAAGGTCAGCACTGGCTGTTGCAACTGGACACCAACCAGCCAGATCTGGATGCGGGCGACAAGTTCGAGTTCAACAGCAGTTACCAGGTGACTGGGCGCTCGACCCTGCTGTTCGAAATGGCAGTGAGCAAGAAGAAGCGCCGCGCTTCGTAACACCCTGTGCTCGCGAAAGAGCTTTAGCCGCACCGTAGATTCTGTGCTGCTTCCTCCAGCTGCTTCGCGAGCACGCTTTACTCCCACAGCCATAGCGTCCAACCGCCTGTTGCAGCTACGATGCGATTCAAAACGTGGCCGTAGCAGGACCCCTCGTGGTAAAAAAATCCAGACGCGAACTGGCTTCTCTCGACGCCGTCTCCCAAGATATCCCCCTGACGCTCGCCGATGTCGCCCGCCATGCCGGGGTATCGACGATGACCGCCTCGCGCGCCCTCAGCCGCCCGGAACTGGTCAGCCAGACTACCCGCGAAAAAGTCCTCGAATCGGTGCAGACCCTCGGCTACGTGCCCAACCTGCTGGCCGGCAGCCTGGCATCGAGCAAAAGCCGCCTGGTGGCCATCTTGCTGCCCACTATCAGCCACTCGCTGTTCGCCAACACCGTGCAAGCGATCATGGATCGGCTCACCGAGGCCGGCTATCAGACGCTGCTGGGGCCCACCGGCTATTCACCGGAAAAGGAACAGGCGTTGCTCGAAGCCATTCTCGGTCGGCGCCCCGATGGCATCGTCCTGACCGGCTCGCTGCACACACCCAACAGCCGCGCACGCCTGGTCGGTGCCGGCATTCCGGTGGTCGAAGCCTGGGACCTGAGCGACCAGCCGCTGGACATGCAGGTGGGGTTTTCTCACGAAGCGGTAGGCACCGCCCTGGCCACCCACTACCTGAACAAAGGCTACCGACGCTTCGCCGTGATCACCGCCGACGATCCTCGTGGCCATCGACGCTGCCAGGCGTTGGTCCGGCAGTTGGCGCAAAACGGAATCAGCGACGTGCCCGTGCAGGTCATGCCGCTGCCCGCCTCCTGGCAACTGGGCCGCGAAGGCCTGCGCCAGTTGCTCGCCTTGCCAGTACCGCCGCAACTGGTGCTATGCAGCTCCGACACCATCGCCCTGGGCGTGCTCGCGGAGGCCGCCAGCCGGGGCCTGCGAGTGCCCGAGCAACTGGCGGTGGTGGGTTTTGGCGATTTGAGCGAGGCGAGTTTCGCTCACCCGTCGCTGTCCACGGTGAGCATCAATCCCGCGCGGATGGGCTTGCAGGTGGCCGAAGCGCTGTTGGGTCGCTTTGCCGATGGAGCGTGCAACCGCGCCTTGGCGGTGGATACCGGGTTCGTGCTGCAGGATCGGGGCAGTAGCTGATGTCGAAGAACCTTGGCGCCAGCGACGCCACGGTTTTTGGCGACAGATAACTGCACGCAGGCAACAGAAAAGAATTCTGACCATCGGCCTTGAATGATAGCGCTATCAGTATATTATCTATCTCGTAGTTGTACGATGACGTACGATATTCAATCGAACGTCTGCTGCGCCTTTCGATATCAACGACGAGCATCTAATAACAATGAACTCACTGACTCAGCACACCCAGACCGGCACCCCCGTCATCACCGAACTGCACGTGGTACCGGTGGCTGGCCACGACAGCATGTTGATGAACCTTAGCGGCGCCCATGGCCCCTACTTCACCCGCAACGTGGTGATTCTCAAGGACAGTGCCGGCCACGTCGGCGTCGGTGAGGTGCCCGGCGGCGAGGCCATTCGCAAGACGCTCGAGGACGCCCGCCCGCTGGTACTCGGCGCCTCCATCGGCCGTTATCAGAACATCCTCGAACAGGCCCGCACGGCGTTCGCCGATCGTGATGTCGGTGGCCGCGGCCTGCAGACGTTCGACCTGCGCATCGCCATCCATGCCGTCACCGCCCTGGAAGCCGCCCTGCTCGATCTGCTCGGCCAGCACCTCGACGTACCGGTCGCCGCCTTGCTCGGCGAAGGCCAGCAGCGCGACGCGGTGGAGATGCTCGGTTATCTCTTCTATGTCGGCGACAGCAGCCGTACCGACCTGCCCTATCGTCGCGAAGACGACGCCGACAACGCCTGGTTCGCCCGCCGTCACCACACCGCGCTGACCCCTGAGGCGGTGGTCGAATTGGCCGAGGCCGCCTACCAGCGCTACGGGTTCAAGGACTTCAAGCTCAAGGGTGGCGTGCTCGCGGGCGGCGCCGAGATCGACGCGGTAACGGCCTTGCACGAGCGTTTTCCGGACGCGCGCATCACCCTCGATCCTAACGGCGCCTGGTCGCTGAAAGAAGCCATCAGCCTGTGCCGTGACCAGCATCAGGTGCTGGCCTACGCCGAAGACCCGTGCGGCGCCGAAAACGGCTATTCGGGCCGTGAAGTGATGGCCGAGTTCCGCCGCGCCACGGGCCTGCGCACCGCTACCAACATGATCGCCACCGACTGGCGCGAGATGGGCCATGCCATCCAGCTGCAATCGGTGGACATCCCGCTGGCCGATCCGCACTTCTGGACGATGCGCGGTTCGGTACGGGTGGCGCAGATGTGCAACGAATGGGGCCTGACCTGGGGCTCGCACTCCAACAACCACTTCGACATCTCGCTGGCGATGTTCACCCATGTGGCGGCGGCCGCGCCGGGCAAGATCACCGCCATCGACACCCACTGGATCTGGCAGGACGGCCAGCGCCTGACCAAAGCGCCGTTGCAGATCAACGGCGGCCTGGTGCAGGTACCGAAGAAGCCGGGGCTGGGCATCGAGCTCGACTGGGACGCGCTGGCCGCCGCCAACGAAACCTACAAGGGCATGGGCCTGGGCGCACGCAACGATGCAGTGGCCATGCAGTACCTGGTACCCGACTGGCAGTTCGACGCCAAGCGCCCGTGCCTGGTGCGCTGACAAATCCGTAGCGAGGGGCTCGCCCCTGATAGATGTATCAGCTTTTCGGGGCAAGCCCCCTCGCTACAAAAAGCCTCACCCATCCAATAACAATGTTCGACCATTCTCTGGAATGAGGAGACCGCAATGGATACAAGAATAATGATCATCCTGGCCCTGACGGCAGGCTACTTTGTGGTGATGTCGTGCATTGGCTACGGCGTGCGCAAACACGCCAAGAGCAGCGACGGCTTCACCGGTGGCGGGCGCAGTTTCCCGCCGTTCCTGATCGGCGCGCTGTTGCTGTCCGAATTCATCGGCAGCTCGGTGAGCATCGGCACCGCGCAGAAGGGTTTCGAAGCAGGCATCTCGGCCGCCTGGAACCTGGTGGCGCTGGCCTTGGGCTTTTTGCTGCTGGCATTGATTCTGGCGAAGAAGTACCGCGAGACCGGGCTCAACACCATCTCCGGCATCCTCGCGCAGAACTACGGCCAAGGCGTGCGCTACGCGGCTTCGATCCTGACCATCTGCGCGCTGAGCATCGTTTCGGTGGCGCTGTACGCCAGCGGCGGCGCGGTGCTGGCAGCGGTGCTGAACATCGACAAGACCCTCGCGATCCTGCTGGTGGGCGTGGTGACAGTGTTCTATGTGAGCCTGGGCGGCATGCGCTCGGTGGTCTACACCAATTTCATTCACGCGACCATCAAGTACATCGGCATCGTCCTGGCGCTGGTGTTCGCCCTCAAGGCCAGCGGCGGCATCGCCAACCTGCAGGCCAACCTGCCGAGCAAGATGTTCGACCTCACCGGCGTGGGCTGGGGCCAGATCATGGCGTGGATGATCGGCGGCATCGGCTCGATCTTCGCCACTCAATACGTGATCCAGGCACTGGTCAGCACCAAGGATGAAAAGACCTCCAAGCGCGCCTGCTTCTACGTGTCGTCGCTGATGATCCCGTTCGGCCTGATGGCCGCGACCATCGGCATGTGCAGCGCCTTCCTGTATCCGGGCATCAAGTCCATCGACGCCTTCCCGGCACTGATCGCGCACATGCCCACCTACTCCGCCAGCCTGGTGGTGATCGGCCTGGCCGGTGCGCTGTTCGGCGGTATCTCGGCCAACACCCTGGCCTCGGCGACCCTGGCGCTGAAGGACTTCTACGACCCCTTCTTCAACAAGGAAAAGAACGACCTCAAATCGGTGATCTTCGTCAAAGTCGCCATCGTGGTCATCGGCTTCCTGCCGCTGGTGCTGGCGCTGTACGCCGACAAGATCCTGCTCATCGCTTTTCTCGGCAAGGCCCTGCGTGCCACCCTCGCGGTGATCGTACTGATGTGCTTTTATGCACCGAAGTTCGGCACGCCGCGCGGTGCACTGGTCGGCGTGATCCTCTCGGTGATCTCGACCATCGGCTGGTTCGTGGCAGGCAACCCCTACGGCATCGACAGCTCGTACTTCGCCCTGTTCGCACCGATCCTGACGATGACCGTAGCCCATCTGTTCAAGGGCAAAGACGCTACACTCAGCACGGCGCCAAACCCGGCACCGCTGAGCACCGCTCGCCGCTGAAGCCGGCTGTTCATTCATTCCGGCCCCAATGTCGGGGCCGCTGCAACGGAGTCAAGCATGACCGCAAGCAAAGCCGATGTACTGGCCTGGGCCGAATTGAACCCTTCACTCATGGCCAACCTGCGCCGTGACTACACCGTGCACCTGCGCAACGAGATCACCGATCTGGCCAGTTGGGGTGATACCCACGGCAGCAAGATCAAGGCCGTGGTCACCACCGGCGCCTTTGGTACCGAAATCGACGTGCTCGAGCGCCTGCCCAACCTGCAAGTCGTGACCAGCTTCGGTGTCGGCTACGACCCCATCGACATCGACTATCTGAACGAACGCGGCATCCCGGTCAGCAACACCCCGGACGTGCTCAACAACGCGGTGGCCGAAACTGCTCTGGCGCTGATGCTGGGCCTGACCCGTCGCA
Proteins encoded:
- a CDS encoding LacI family DNA-binding transcriptional regulator, translated to MVKKSRRELASLDAVSQDIPLTLADVARHAGVSTMTASRALSRPELVSQTTREKVLESVQTLGYVPNLLAGSLASSKSRLVAILLPTISHSLFANTVQAIMDRLTEAGYQTLLGPTGYSPEKEQALLEAILGRRPDGIVLTGSLHTPNSRARLVGAGIPVVEAWDLSDQPLDMQVGFSHEAVGTALATHYLNKGYRRFAVITADDPRGHRRCQALVRQLAQNGISDVPVQVMPLPASWQLGREGLRQLLALPVPPQLVLCSSDTIALGVLAEAASRGLRVPEQLAVVGFGDLSEASFAHPSLSTVSINPARMGLQVAEALLGRFADGACNRALAVDTGFVLQDRGSS
- the gudD gene encoding glucarate dehydratase — encoded protein: MNSLTQHTQTGTPVITELHVVPVAGHDSMLMNLSGAHGPYFTRNVVILKDSAGHVGVGEVPGGEAIRKTLEDARPLVLGASIGRYQNILEQARTAFADRDVGGRGLQTFDLRIAIHAVTALEAALLDLLGQHLDVPVAALLGEGQQRDAVEMLGYLFYVGDSSRTDLPYRREDDADNAWFARRHHTALTPEAVVELAEAAYQRYGFKDFKLKGGVLAGGAEIDAVTALHERFPDARITLDPNGAWSLKEAISLCRDQHQVLAYAEDPCGAENGYSGREVMAEFRRATGLRTATNMIATDWREMGHAIQLQSVDIPLADPHFWTMRGSVRVAQMCNEWGLTWGSHSNNHFDISLAMFTHVAAAAPGKITAIDTHWIWQDGQRLTKAPLQINGGLVQVPKKPGLGIELDWDALAAANETYKGMGLGARNDAVAMQYLVPDWQFDAKRPCLVR
- a CDS encoding sodium:solute symporter family protein encodes the protein MDTRIMIILALTAGYFVVMSCIGYGVRKHAKSSDGFTGGGRSFPPFLIGALLLSEFIGSSVSIGTAQKGFEAGISAAWNLVALALGFLLLALILAKKYRETGLNTISGILAQNYGQGVRYAASILTICALSIVSVALYASGGAVLAAVLNIDKTLAILLVGVVTVFYVSLGGMRSVVYTNFIHATIKYIGIVLALVFALKASGGIANLQANLPSKMFDLTGVGWGQIMAWMIGGIGSIFATQYVIQALVSTKDEKTSKRACFYVSSLMIPFGLMAATIGMCSAFLYPGIKSIDAFPALIAHMPTYSASLVVIGLAGALFGGISANTLASATLALKDFYDPFFNKEKNDLKSVIFVKVAIVVIGFLPLVLALYADKILLIAFLGKALRATLAVIVLMCFYAPKFGTPRGALVGVILSVISTIGWFVAGNPYGIDSSYFALFAPILTMTVAHLFKGKDATLSTAPNPAPLSTARR